The genomic DNA TGACCTCGGCTGTCTTCGGGTCCGCGTTGCTATCTACAGGGTGAACCTTGATCGATGGCCGGTTCTGACGGGAATCGTTAACAACCTGGCGGATGAACGCTGGCATCTTGTTAATCGTCAGGCTCGGGCGCTGCTCAGTGTTGCGCTGCTTGATGATTGAGTCAGGCCACTGCTCTTCGAGACGCGAAAACCGGATATCGTCAAGCGCAGTCGTGCGATTATCCTGCTCCGCATCCTGGCAGCGCTCGAAAGCGTCACGGCCCTCGGTTAAAAGGTCTTTGGTTTTATCGCTAGCCATCAACCCATCCAACTTCCAGCGCCACCGGGGCGACGATCCCGCTGTCTCTTGACGAACGGCTCTTCATAAGCCACGCACATCAGGCCGAAGGCGTCGGCGCCGTGCGAAGCCCAATCATGTTCAGGCCCGAGGCCAATATTCCGAGTCTCGTCGCGCTTCTCGTGATACCAACCGAGGGCATCGCGCCCCGCTTCCGTGGTTTCTGCATTGAACCAGACGCTCGGGAACAACCTTCGAGCAGCTTCAACGCGGGCAGCAGCAGCGCCCTTGCCCTGATTCGGAACAACCGTGACCGTGTAACCTGCCTGCCTCAGCGCGCTCTCGTAGGAGACATCAAAGACCTTATCCTGAGTGCTCCCGTCATGAGGAAGCCAGAACTGCGCCTTGTCTGGCGTGTAGCCTTTGCCCCGAAGCCATGCGAGATGCGTAGCCAGCGGCTGTCCCTGCGCCTCGTAATAATCAAGGACCCGGATCTCCTTGCCGATGAACTGGGCAACCCAGATGACGAAGCTGTCAGCCTTGGCACCCGTACCGCCGATATCGACGAAGAGGCGCAGCGTCATCAATGGGTCGGCAGCAACACGACCGATGCGGCCTTCTGTCTTCGCCGCGTTCAGATGGCTAGCGAAGTAAGCGCCAGACGCTACTGTCACGTATCCGCCATCCCAAACATGATCGTAATCGTCAGGCGTGATGCGGAGGCAATCGAGCCGTTCCTGCTCAAGCTCTGCGTTGAACCAAGGATTATCCCGCCAGTTGGCATTGACGACGATGGCACCCGTTGGCTTCTCTGGCCCGCGGAGCATGACATCAACCGGGTCAGTCTTTCGGCGAGCATTCCAACTCCACCACATCTGAGCGCCTGTAGCGCGCATTGTCGGGCGGAGCATCTTG from Ensifer adhaerens includes the following:
- a CDS encoding phage terminase large subunit, with translation MSVLQIPTAEVFVPLLEPARDKGAWGGRGSGKSHFFAGLLLEDSLSEPGNSGEGLRSVCIREVQKDLAQSSKALIESKLNDFRLGEADGFKVYRDCITTPKDGLIIFKGMQDYTAESIKSLEGFKRAWWEEAQSASATSIKMLRPTMRATGAQMWWSWNARRKTDPVDVMLRGPEKPTGAIVVNANWRDNPWFNAELEQERLDCLRITPDDYDHVWDGGYVTVASGAYFASHLNAAKTEGRIGRVAADPLMTLRLFVDIGGTGAKADSFVIWVAQFIGKEIRVLDYYEAQGQPLATHLAWLRGKGYTPDKAQFWLPHDGSTQDKVFDVSYESALRQAGYTVTVVPNQGKGAAAARVEAARRLFPSVWFNAETTEAGRDALGWYHEKRDETRNIGLGPEHDWASHGADAFGLMCVAYEEPFVKRQRDRRPGGAGSWMG